The genomic segment CATCGCCCCCGTCGACTCCATCGACGAAATCGGCGAGATCGCGATTGAAACGCTCGGGCTCTTCGAGAAACGGCGCGTGCCCCGAGTCGGGATACAGCGTGCTCCGGACCCGCGTGTTGACTGCCTTCGCGCGGGCAATCGACGGCTCGGCATGAACGAGCGCGTCCCGCGCGCCGTAGACGAGCCACATCGGCACCCGCGCTCGCCCGAGCCCGTGCGCGAGCGGAATCGTCATCGACGGAACGGCCCGTTGCATGTCCCACGAAGCGAGCGCGGCGTTCGCGAGCAGGCGCTCGAACGTCTCGCGATCCGGCGGCCGATGGAAGCACCGGCCGACGAACGCGCGCTCGCCGTCCAGATGCGTTTTCAGATCGGCGGACGTCATGTCGCGGTAGACGTCCGGATGCGCGACGATCTGATCGGGCGCCAGCTCGATCACGCCGCCGACATACACGGCGCCCGCGATGTCGCCGTCGCCGTAGACCGCCAGATAGTTCGTGATGACGGCCGCGCCGAGCGACCAGCCGACGAGCACGGGCTTGCGCGCGTGCGACGACCGGATCACGGCCGCCAGATCGTCGGCCCAGCGGCGGCCGTCGGCATAGGCGCCCGTCCCGGCCGGTTTGCCGGACAGGCCGTGGCCGCGCAGGTCGTATGTGATGAGCCGGTGCCGCAGAAGCCGCGGGTCTTTCAGTTGCGCGTCCCAATTCAGGCGGCTGCCGAGGAGGCCGTGGACGAAGATGATCGGCGAACCGTCGGGGTCGCCCGACTCCTGGATCGCCAGCGTCACGCCGTCGGGCGCGACGGCCGTGTAGCCGTGCGTGTCAGCCGGCGCGCCGGCAGCGGCGACGCAGAGCCAGAGCGCCGCCGATAGCGCGGCGAAGGTGCGGCGAAGCAGGTGTGAACGCATGAATCGAGACTCCGGAGTGGATGGAGCCGGTAGTTTCAACCTTCACACAGGTGTCAGAGTCAAGCGGAAACGGTGCTATCCTCGCCGACATGAACGAGACCCCGGCACCGCGCGCGTTGTCGATCGGCGAGCTCGCGCGCGAGACCGGCGCGAGCGTCCGGTCGATCCGACATTACGATCAGCACGGCCTGCTGACCTCGGCGCGGGCGTGCAACGGCTACCGGTCGTTCCCGCTCGCGGCGATCGCGCAGGTCGCGCAGATCCAGCGCCTGATCGCAACAGGATTCAGCCTTGCCGAGATCCGTTCGTTCCCTGACTGCATGCGCATGATCGAAGGCGCGGCCATGTGCCCGGAAACCACCGATGCGCAACGCAGGCGGCTTGCGTCGATCGAGCGCCAGATCGTCGAGCTCGAGCGCCGGCGCGCGCGTCTGATCAGGACGCTGACTGAAGGCACGGTGCCGCCGCTCGACTGAGCGGCTTCGGGTGCTTCAGGACGAGCTGCTGCGGATACGTGAGCGCGGCGGGAGCGTGACGGGCGAAGGGCGGCCGCTTGCTGGGCGTGTCGGCATGCCGCACGCGGCGCGTGCCTCGCCATCTGTCATATTCCGGCCGCCGCGCCGACTGTAGTCGTGCCGGGCCCGTTCGCGGGCGTCCGGCGCATCGATTCGACTACGGAGGACGGCAGTCATGAAAAAAGCAGGGTTCCGGATCGGCTCGCACGCGATCGCGCTCGCATTGGGTTTCGCGCTCGGCGTGTATGCGTTGCCGATCCTGACCGCCGAGCCGGGCGCGACCGAAACCGAGCTGCGCCCGCTCGCCGATCGCGCGCTCTACACCGGGCGCTTCGAGCGGGGCCTCACGCGCGGCGATCCGCTGCACTGGGCGGACGGCAAGCTGTCCGTCGCGCGCACGGCGCTCGCATTCGAGGGGCGCGTCGCGCCGGGCCCCGACTACAAGATCTACCTCGTGCCGGGGTTCGTCGCATCGAAAGAGGCGTTTCTCGCGGTGAAGCCGCGCGCGCGGCGAGTCGGCGAGCTGAAGACGTTCGGCGATTTCGTCGCGCCGCTCGCGGCGGACGTCGATGTCGATGCGTACACGACCGTCGTGATCTGGTGCGAACGGTTCTCGCAGTTCATCGGCGCGGCGCAGTACCGGTGACGCGCGCCGCCCGTTACGTTCGGTTCGCCGTCACCACGCGAGCG from the Burkholderia humptydooensis genome contains:
- a CDS encoding DM13 domain-containing protein; protein product: MKKAGFRIGSHAIALALGFALGVYALPILTAEPGATETELRPLADRALYTGRFERGLTRGDPLHWADGKLSVARTALAFEGRVAPGPDYKIYLVPGFVASKEAFLAVKPRARRVGELKTFGDFVAPLAADVDVDAYTTVVIWCERFSQFIGAAQYR
- a CDS encoding alpha/beta fold hydrolase, producing MRSHLLRRTFAALSAALWLCVAAAGAPADTHGYTAVAPDGVTLAIQESGDPDGSPIIFVHGLLGSRLNWDAQLKDPRLLRHRLITYDLRGHGLSGKPAGTGAYADGRRWADDLAAVIRSSHARKPVLVGWSLGAAVITNYLAVYGDGDIAGAVYVGGVIELAPDQIVAHPDVYRDMTSADLKTHLDGERAFVGRCFHRPPDRETFERLLANAALASWDMQRAVPSMTIPLAHGLGRARVPMWLVYGARDALVHAEPSIARAKAVNTRVRSTLYPDSGHAPFLEEPERFNRDLADFVDGVDGGDGGRCGGVAPTDMNCAAQRQP
- a CDS encoding MerR family transcriptional regulator — translated: MNETPAPRALSIGELARETGASVRSIRHYDQHGLLTSARACNGYRSFPLAAIAQVAQIQRLIATGFSLAEIRSFPDCMRMIEGAAMCPETTDAQRRRLASIERQIVELERRRARLIRTLTEGTVPPLD